A window of Sphingobacterium sp. SRCM116780 contains these coding sequences:
- a CDS encoding DUF2931 family protein, translating into MKYYFKIFLLSVVIGIINVLVFLFLLPFQIIHNSGYVPQEAFTIFLILVAIPVQALILFLVAFIFKRNQLAIKITSGLFIVVCFFLLWFTSIEERQRYNNERVYNRTEKYDYEQGISTPEGYPIKLLSESEFTVAVKGDRNPVTLLETSKVYSENWGNGGTTFKSSDEGGIVLPDSLKLYWYSFLENKYYGLTTKLNKTQISEYFKKGYKWDISGKLDHIIQANYDELIAGIAPGGDVVLWISSANDTKELEIFKADLMNVKQLKEYDVVKEDEIKEVLSDTCTCEDNIQFRKIVNNGKPIPFGIWTNKYRKKYNWKVTINSFGQTKSELDFSFFTGERYELYNEDISKMKYQKQVLPDYLIYKFIKNQKKYKAYLAFDENEIFNHFEKLAANNSSEFFDIVLNINSNLTQVTIELRSKDKTLNFEKMKSVEIYAK; encoded by the coding sequence ATGAAATACTATTTTAAAATTTTTCTCCTTTCGGTGGTCATTGGAATAATTAATGTTCTGGTTTTTTTATTTTTATTACCATTTCAAATTATTCACAATAGTGGATACGTACCTCAAGAGGCTTTTACTATTTTTCTAATTTTAGTAGCAATTCCCGTACAAGCTCTTATATTATTTTTAGTTGCATTTATTTTTAAAAGAAATCAATTGGCAATTAAAATTACTTCAGGATTATTCATTGTGGTTTGCTTTTTCCTGCTTTGGTTCACATCTATTGAAGAAAGGCAAAGATATAACAACGAACGAGTTTATAATAGAACAGAAAAATATGATTATGAACAAGGAATTTCCACACCAGAAGGTTACCCTATAAAATTACTTTCAGAAAGTGAATTTACTGTTGCCGTGAAAGGAGACCGCAATCCGGTTACACTTTTAGAAACCAGTAAAGTTTATTCAGAAAATTGGGGAAATGGAGGTACCACTTTTAAATCATCTGATGAAGGAGGTATTGTATTACCAGATAGTTTGAAACTTTATTGGTATTCTTTTTTAGAAAATAAATATTATGGATTAACTACAAAATTAAACAAAACTCAAATATCTGAATATTTCAAAAAAGGATATAAGTGGGATATAAGTGGAAAATTAGATCATATAATACAAGCTAATTATGACGAATTGATTGCAGGCATTGCTCCAGGTGGCGATGTTGTCTTGTGGATTTCGAGCGCTAATGATACTAAGGAATTAGAAATTTTCAAAGCTGACTTAATGAATGTCAAACAACTTAAGGAGTATGATGTAGTAAAAGAGGATGAGATAAAAGAAGTTTTGAGTGATACCTGCACCTGTGAGGATAATATTCAATTCAGAAAAATAGTAAATAATGGCAAACCTATCCCTTTTGGGATTTGGACCAATAAATACCGAAAAAAATATAATTGGAAAGTAACGATCAATAGTTTTGGTCAAACAAAATCAGAACTGGATTTTAGTTTTTTTACTGGAGAAAGGTACGAATTATACAATGAAGATATCAGTAAAATGAAATACCAAAAACAAGTTTTACCTGATTATCTGATTTATAAATTCATAAAAAATCAAAAAAAATACAAGGCATATTTAGCGTTTGACGAAAATGAAATATTCAACCATTTTGAAAAACTTGCAGCAAACAATTCAAGTGAGTTTTTTGATATTGTATTGAATATAAACTCGAATTTAACTCAAGTGACAATTGAATTGCGTTCAAAAGATAAGACGCTTAATTTTGAAAAAATGAAAAGTGTAGAAATCTATGCCAAATAA